In the Plectropomus leopardus isolate mb chromosome 5, YSFRI_Pleo_2.0, whole genome shotgun sequence genome, one interval contains:
- the picalmb gene encoding phosphatidylinositol binding clathrin assembly protein b isoform X6 — MSGQSITDRITAAQHSVTGSAVSKTVCKATTHEVMGPKKKHLDYLIHCTNEMNVNIPQLADSLFERTTNTSWVVVFKSLITTHHLMVYGNERFVQYLASRNTLFNLSNFLDKSGLQGYDMSTFIRRYSRYLNEKAVSYRQVAFDFTKVKRGVDGVMRTMNTEKLLKTIPIIQNQMDALLDFNVNANELTNGVINAAFMLLFKDSIRLFAAYNEGIINLLEKYFDMKKTQCKEGLDIYKKFLTRMTRISEFLKVAEQVGIDRGDIPDLSQFTVCAPSSLLEALEQHLASLEGKKVKDSTAASRASTLSNAVSSLASTGMSFTKVDEREKQAALEEEQARLKALKEQRLKELSKRPSFATTDTSPISTTGGTISTAPAIDLFSTPSCSNGAVKMESDLFDLQSTFQPSLQSGSTGLPVATAWADPFTSAEAGDESMPNLNPFLSKLVVDATHLPVVSSDGVSFSSRTSGHEMFGDSFCGPVSIAQHLPHQAPFPTEPSTVAGLFRGYSTPQAPPPQSAGGLQVDFESVFGAKATGSNSLNSDDISGGILKPTLAGSSQAAGQLPEKLVSDDLDSSLANLVGNLGIGNGTMKNDIHWSQPGEKRMTGGTNWQPKVAPTTTWNPVSMPSSVMAFPATTPTGMMGYGMPPQMGSMGMMNPPTMMYSQPVMRPPNPFGSVSSAQPSAASSPSSQSPLRAPGQDPFAHLSLKDFL, encoded by the exons atttgATCCACTGCACCAACGAGATGAACGTGAACATTCCCCAACTGGCTGACTCGCTGTTTGAGAGGACCACCAACACCAGCTGGGTGGTTGTGTTTAAGTCGCTTATCACTACACACCACCTCATGGTCTACGGCAACGAG CGTTTTGTCCAGTATTTGGCTTCAAGGAATACACTATTCAACCTCAGTAATTTTTTGGACAAAAGTGGGTTACAAG GTTATGACATGTCCACGTTTATCAGGAGGTATAGTCGATACCTGAACGAGAAAGCTGTTTCGTACAGACAGGTTGCCTTTGACTTCACAAAAGTTAAACGCGG AGTGGACGGCGTAATGAGAACCATGAATACAGAGAAGCTACTGAAGACTATCCCCATTATACAGAACCAGATGGATGCCCTGCTCGATTTCAAT GTCAATGCCAACGAGCTGACTAATGGAGTCATCAATGCAGCCTTCATGCTCCTCTTCAAAGACTCCATCAGGCTTTTTGCTGCCTATAATGAAGGCATTATCAACCTGCTTG AGAAATACTTTGACATGAAGAAAACTCAGTGTAAAGAAGGTTTGGACATTTACAAGAAGTTTCTCACCCGAATGACCCGGATATCAGAATTCCTCAAAGTAGCAGAG CAGGTGGGTATTGATCGAGGAGACATCCCAGATCTTTCACAG TTCACAGTTTGT GCTCCCAGTAGCCTTCTCGAAGCTCTGGAGCAGCACTTGGCCTCTTTAGAGGGCAAGAAGGTGAAAGACTCCACTGCAGCCAGCAG GGCCAGCACCCTGTCAAATGCAGTCTCATCACTGGCCAGCACGGGGATGTCCTTCACTAAAGTGGACGAGCGGGAGAAGCAGGCAGCTCTCGAAGAGGAACAGGCTCGACTCAAAGCTCTGAAG GAACAGAGGCTCAAAGAGCTTTCCAAGAGACCCTCTTTTGCCACCACAGACACATCGCCAATTTCCACCACTGGGGGCACCATCAGCACAGCACCAGCCATTGACCTCTTCTCCACACCCAGCTGCTCTAATGG TGCAGTGAAGATGGAGAGCGACCTTTTTGACCTGCAGTCGACTTTCCAGCCCTCCTTGCAATCAGGCTCAACAGGGCTTCCAGTGGCAACAGCGTGGGCAG ATCCTTTCACCTCTGCTGAAGCTGGAGATGAATCCATGCCAAACCTTAACCCTTTCCTCTCAAAACTCGTTGTCGATGCCACTCACTTACCTGTCGTGTCTTCAGACGGTGTTAGCTTTTCCTCTAGGACATCTGGTCATGAAATGTTTGGTG ACTCCTTCTGTGGTCCAGTGTCCATTGCCCAGCACCTTCCACACCAGGCTCCCTTCCCCACTGAGCCCTCTACTGTAGCAGGTCTATTCAGAG GATACTCCACGCCGCAGGCCCCTCCACCACAGTCTGCAGGGGGACTCCAAGTGGACTTTGAGTCAGTTTTTGGAGCCAAAGCCACAGGCAGCAACAGCCTGAATTCTGATG ATATTTCTGGGGGCATCCTGAAACCGACTCTCGCCGGCTCCAGCCAGGCGGCCGGTCAGCTGCCAGAGAAGCTGGTGTCAGATGACCTTGACTCCTCGCTGGCTAACCTTGTCGGCA acctcGGCATTGGGAACGGAACGATGAAAAA TGACATCCACTGGAGCCAGCCGGGGGAGAAGAGGATGACCGGCGGCACCAACTGGCAGCCCAAAGTGGCGCCGACCACGACCTGGAACCCTGTTTCCATG CCATCGTCAGTCATGGCCTTCCCCGCCACCACACCCACAGGCATGATGGGATACGGCATG CCTCCACAAATGGGCTCGATGGGGATGATGAATCCACCCACCATGATGTACTCCCAGCCTGTGATGAGGCCACCCAACCCCTTCGGCTCCGTGTCTAGCGCTCAG CCCTCCGCAGCCTCTAGTCCTTCAAGCCAGAGTCCTCTCCGAGCCCCTGGACAGGACCCGTTTGCACACCTCTCTCTCAAGGATTTCTTGTAG
- the picalmb gene encoding phosphatidylinositol binding clathrin assembly protein b isoform X7, which produces MSGQSITDRITAAQHSVTGSAVSKTVCKATTHEVMGPKKKHLDYLIHCTNEMNVNIPQLADSLFERTTNTSWVVVFKSLITTHHLMVYGNERFVQYLASRNTLFNLSNFLDKSGLQGYDMSTFIRRYSRYLNEKAVSYRQVAFDFTKVKRGVDGVMRTMNTEKLLKTIPIIQNQMDALLDFNVNANELTNGVINAAFMLLFKDSIRLFAAYNEGIINLLEKYFDMKKTQCKEGLDIYKKFLTRMTRISEFLKVAEQVGIDRGDIPDLSQFTVCAPSSLLEALEQHLASLEGKKVKDSTAASRASTLSNAVSSLASTGMSFTKVDEREKQAALEEEQARLKALKEQRLKELSKRPSFATTDTSPISTTGGTISTAPAIDLFSTPSCSNGAVKMESDLFDLQSTFQPSLQSGSTGLPVATAWAGYSTPQAPPPQSAGGLQVDFESVFGAKATGSNSLNSDDISGGILKPTLAGSSQAAGQLPEKLVSDDLDSSLANLVGNLGIGNGTMKNDIHWSQPGEKRMTGGTNWQPKVAPTTTWNPVSMPSSVMAFPATTPTGMMGYGMPPQMGSMGMMNPPTMMYSQPVMRPPNPFGSVSSAQPSAASSPSSQSPLRAPGQDPFAHLSLKDFL; this is translated from the exons atttgATCCACTGCACCAACGAGATGAACGTGAACATTCCCCAACTGGCTGACTCGCTGTTTGAGAGGACCACCAACACCAGCTGGGTGGTTGTGTTTAAGTCGCTTATCACTACACACCACCTCATGGTCTACGGCAACGAG CGTTTTGTCCAGTATTTGGCTTCAAGGAATACACTATTCAACCTCAGTAATTTTTTGGACAAAAGTGGGTTACAAG GTTATGACATGTCCACGTTTATCAGGAGGTATAGTCGATACCTGAACGAGAAAGCTGTTTCGTACAGACAGGTTGCCTTTGACTTCACAAAAGTTAAACGCGG AGTGGACGGCGTAATGAGAACCATGAATACAGAGAAGCTACTGAAGACTATCCCCATTATACAGAACCAGATGGATGCCCTGCTCGATTTCAAT GTCAATGCCAACGAGCTGACTAATGGAGTCATCAATGCAGCCTTCATGCTCCTCTTCAAAGACTCCATCAGGCTTTTTGCTGCCTATAATGAAGGCATTATCAACCTGCTTG AGAAATACTTTGACATGAAGAAAACTCAGTGTAAAGAAGGTTTGGACATTTACAAGAAGTTTCTCACCCGAATGACCCGGATATCAGAATTCCTCAAAGTAGCAGAG CAGGTGGGTATTGATCGAGGAGACATCCCAGATCTTTCACAG TTCACAGTTTGT GCTCCCAGTAGCCTTCTCGAAGCTCTGGAGCAGCACTTGGCCTCTTTAGAGGGCAAGAAGGTGAAAGACTCCACTGCAGCCAGCAG GGCCAGCACCCTGTCAAATGCAGTCTCATCACTGGCCAGCACGGGGATGTCCTTCACTAAAGTGGACGAGCGGGAGAAGCAGGCAGCTCTCGAAGAGGAACAGGCTCGACTCAAAGCTCTGAAG GAACAGAGGCTCAAAGAGCTTTCCAAGAGACCCTCTTTTGCCACCACAGACACATCGCCAATTTCCACCACTGGGGGCACCATCAGCACAGCACCAGCCATTGACCTCTTCTCCACACCCAGCTGCTCTAATGG TGCAGTGAAGATGGAGAGCGACCTTTTTGACCTGCAGTCGACTTTCCAGCCCTCCTTGCAATCAGGCTCAACAGGGCTTCCAGTGGCAACAGCGTGGGCAG GATACTCCACGCCGCAGGCCCCTCCACCACAGTCTGCAGGGGGACTCCAAGTGGACTTTGAGTCAGTTTTTGGAGCCAAAGCCACAGGCAGCAACAGCCTGAATTCTGATG ATATTTCTGGGGGCATCCTGAAACCGACTCTCGCCGGCTCCAGCCAGGCGGCCGGTCAGCTGCCAGAGAAGCTGGTGTCAGATGACCTTGACTCCTCGCTGGCTAACCTTGTCGGCA acctcGGCATTGGGAACGGAACGATGAAAAA TGACATCCACTGGAGCCAGCCGGGGGAGAAGAGGATGACCGGCGGCACCAACTGGCAGCCCAAAGTGGCGCCGACCACGACCTGGAACCCTGTTTCCATG CCATCGTCAGTCATGGCCTTCCCCGCCACCACACCCACAGGCATGATGGGATACGGCATG CCTCCACAAATGGGCTCGATGGGGATGATGAATCCACCCACCATGATGTACTCCCAGCCTGTGATGAGGCCACCCAACCCCTTCGGCTCCGTGTCTAGCGCTCAG CCCTCCGCAGCCTCTAGTCCTTCAAGCCAGAGTCCTCTCCGAGCCCCTGGACAGGACCCGTTTGCACACCTCTCTCTCAAGGATTTCTTGTAG
- the picalmb gene encoding phosphatidylinositol binding clathrin assembly protein b isoform X8: MSGQSITDRITAAQHSVTGSAVSKTVCKATTHEVMGPKKKHLDYLIHCTNEMNVNIPQLADSLFERTTNTSWVVVFKSLITTHHLMVYGNERFVQYLASRNTLFNLSNFLDKSGLQGYDMSTFIRRYSRYLNEKAVSYRQVAFDFTKVKRGVDGVMRTMNTEKLLKTIPIIQNQMDALLDFNVNANELTNGVINAAFMLLFKDSIRLFAAYNEGIINLLEKYFDMKKTQCKEGLDIYKKFLTRMTRISEFLKVAEQVGIDRGDIPDLSQAPSSLLEALEQHLASLEGKKVKDSTAASRASTLSNAVSSLASTGMSFTKVDEREKQAALEEEQARLKALKEQRLKELSKRPSFATTDTSPISTTGGTISTAPAIDLFSTPSCSNGAVKMESDLFDLQSTFQPSLQSGSTGLPVATAWAGYSTPQAPPPQSAGGLQVDFESVFGAKATGSNSLNSDDISGGILKPTLAGSSQAAGQLPEKLVSDDLDSSLANLVGNLGIGNGTMKNDIHWSQPGEKRMTGGTNWQPKVAPTTTWNPVSMPSSVMAFPATTPTGMMGYGMPPQMGSMGMMNPPTMMYSQPVMRPPNPFGSVSSAQPSAASSPSSQSPLRAPGQDPFAHLSLKDFL, encoded by the exons atttgATCCACTGCACCAACGAGATGAACGTGAACATTCCCCAACTGGCTGACTCGCTGTTTGAGAGGACCACCAACACCAGCTGGGTGGTTGTGTTTAAGTCGCTTATCACTACACACCACCTCATGGTCTACGGCAACGAG CGTTTTGTCCAGTATTTGGCTTCAAGGAATACACTATTCAACCTCAGTAATTTTTTGGACAAAAGTGGGTTACAAG GTTATGACATGTCCACGTTTATCAGGAGGTATAGTCGATACCTGAACGAGAAAGCTGTTTCGTACAGACAGGTTGCCTTTGACTTCACAAAAGTTAAACGCGG AGTGGACGGCGTAATGAGAACCATGAATACAGAGAAGCTACTGAAGACTATCCCCATTATACAGAACCAGATGGATGCCCTGCTCGATTTCAAT GTCAATGCCAACGAGCTGACTAATGGAGTCATCAATGCAGCCTTCATGCTCCTCTTCAAAGACTCCATCAGGCTTTTTGCTGCCTATAATGAAGGCATTATCAACCTGCTTG AGAAATACTTTGACATGAAGAAAACTCAGTGTAAAGAAGGTTTGGACATTTACAAGAAGTTTCTCACCCGAATGACCCGGATATCAGAATTCCTCAAAGTAGCAGAG CAGGTGGGTATTGATCGAGGAGACATCCCAGATCTTTCACAG GCTCCCAGTAGCCTTCTCGAAGCTCTGGAGCAGCACTTGGCCTCTTTAGAGGGCAAGAAGGTGAAAGACTCCACTGCAGCCAGCAG GGCCAGCACCCTGTCAAATGCAGTCTCATCACTGGCCAGCACGGGGATGTCCTTCACTAAAGTGGACGAGCGGGAGAAGCAGGCAGCTCTCGAAGAGGAACAGGCTCGACTCAAAGCTCTGAAG GAACAGAGGCTCAAAGAGCTTTCCAAGAGACCCTCTTTTGCCACCACAGACACATCGCCAATTTCCACCACTGGGGGCACCATCAGCACAGCACCAGCCATTGACCTCTTCTCCACACCCAGCTGCTCTAATGG TGCAGTGAAGATGGAGAGCGACCTTTTTGACCTGCAGTCGACTTTCCAGCCCTCCTTGCAATCAGGCTCAACAGGGCTTCCAGTGGCAACAGCGTGGGCAG GATACTCCACGCCGCAGGCCCCTCCACCACAGTCTGCAGGGGGACTCCAAGTGGACTTTGAGTCAGTTTTTGGAGCCAAAGCCACAGGCAGCAACAGCCTGAATTCTGATG ATATTTCTGGGGGCATCCTGAAACCGACTCTCGCCGGCTCCAGCCAGGCGGCCGGTCAGCTGCCAGAGAAGCTGGTGTCAGATGACCTTGACTCCTCGCTGGCTAACCTTGTCGGCA acctcGGCATTGGGAACGGAACGATGAAAAA TGACATCCACTGGAGCCAGCCGGGGGAGAAGAGGATGACCGGCGGCACCAACTGGCAGCCCAAAGTGGCGCCGACCACGACCTGGAACCCTGTTTCCATG CCATCGTCAGTCATGGCCTTCCCCGCCACCACACCCACAGGCATGATGGGATACGGCATG CCTCCACAAATGGGCTCGATGGGGATGATGAATCCACCCACCATGATGTACTCCCAGCCTGTGATGAGGCCACCCAACCCCTTCGGCTCCGTGTCTAGCGCTCAG CCCTCCGCAGCCTCTAGTCCTTCAAGCCAGAGTCCTCTCCGAGCCCCTGGACAGGACCCGTTTGCACACCTCTCTCTCAAGGATTTCTTGTAG